The following proteins are encoded in a genomic region of Sphingopyxis sp. YF1:
- a CDS encoding MarR family transcriptional regulator, whose protein sequence is MAHADFKYHEDMDKVLHKHGVSKPIYRVMTVLREHQPASIGAIAEAALTKRSTISRIIDRMIEQGLVSTEPNAEDNRITEVTLTPAGQQTLRKLTPIVGRQFTRAMDGISNRDLAHLLRTLQKIGANLSKLPIE, encoded by the coding sequence ATGGCGCACGCCGATTTCAAATATCACGAGGATATGGACAAGGTGCTGCACAAGCACGGCGTGTCCAAACCCATCTATCGTGTCATGACGGTACTTCGCGAACACCAGCCGGCCAGCATCGGCGCGATCGCCGAAGCCGCGCTCACCAAGCGCTCGACGATCAGCCGCATCATCGACCGGATGATCGAACAGGGGCTGGTGTCGACCGAACCCAATGCCGAGGACAACCGGATCACCGAGGTCACGCTGACCCCCGCGGGCCAGCAGACGCTGCGCAAGCTGACCCCGATCGTCGGGCGCCAGTTCACGCGCGCGATGGACGGCATCAGCAACCGCGACCTCGCCCACCTGCTGCGCACCCTGCAAAAGATCGGCGCCAATCTGAGCAAGCTGCCGATCGAATAG
- a CDS encoding M24 family metallopeptidase, translated as MRTNRRRGLPGMLAALASVAVAIPVPGAAQEARQRWEQLCQIRKDKLDLILPDAMRENDIDMWIVAAREGHDDPNSALLGGGYVGDIGYYVFSDRGSGRVERAAFGIGGALFDQCPLYDVKASPATLRAFVEARAPRRIGINTATEIGTADGLSLSLDRHLRETLGPGLAARLVPAEKLVSDFRSRHSASEIAAFARAGEFSRTIAERALSNEVIRPGHTTTGDVAWWMMEQLHAQGLGSSFGLPSIYVLGPGERGPTSGDHVIKPGDLITMDWGVNYLTAYTDMKRMAYVLKPGENGPPAGVQRAFDKAAEIRAMIVDVVRPGISAGDALAAVNRRVAATPGLVLGRYDDPGIDPKVSDVVIGSHSVGDWGHGSGPSMADFNPLRMTYALRPGNFLSIELFLYTPVPEWGARKIKIPLEDNGMVTERGFEWTAPPASRILLVK; from the coding sequence ATGCGAACGAATCGACGGCGCGGGTTGCCGGGAATGCTCGCCGCACTGGCGTCGGTCGCGGTCGCAATCCCGGTGCCGGGCGCGGCGCAGGAAGCGCGGCAGCGCTGGGAGCAGCTCTGCCAGATCCGCAAGGACAAGCTCGACCTGATCCTGCCGGACGCGATGCGCGAGAACGACATCGACATGTGGATCGTCGCCGCGCGCGAGGGGCATGACGATCCCAATTCCGCGCTGCTCGGCGGCGGCTATGTCGGCGACATCGGCTATTATGTCTTCTCCGATCGCGGCAGCGGGCGTGTCGAGCGCGCGGCGTTCGGCATCGGCGGCGCGCTGTTCGACCAGTGCCCGCTCTATGACGTCAAGGCGTCGCCCGCGACGCTGCGCGCCTTCGTCGAGGCGCGTGCGCCGCGGCGGATCGGCATCAACACCGCGACCGAGATCGGCACCGCCGACGGACTCAGCCTTTCGCTCGACCGCCATCTCCGCGAGACGCTCGGCCCCGGTCTCGCGGCGCGGCTGGTGCCGGCGGAGAAGCTCGTCTCCGATTTCCGCTCGCGTCACAGCGCGAGCGAAATCGCCGCCTTTGCGCGCGCGGGCGAGTTTTCGCGGACGATCGCCGAACGCGCGCTGTCGAACGAAGTGATCCGGCCCGGCCACACGACGACGGGCGACGTCGCCTGGTGGATGATGGAACAATTGCACGCGCAGGGGCTCGGCAGCAGTTTCGGTCTGCCCAGCATCTATGTCCTCGGGCCGGGCGAGCGCGGGCCGACCTCGGGCGACCATGTCATCAAGCCGGGCGACCTGATCACGATGGACTGGGGCGTCAACTATCTCACCGCCTACACCGACATGAAGCGCATGGCCTATGTGCTGAAGCCCGGCGAGAACGGGCCGCCGGCGGGGGTGCAGCGCGCCTTCGACAAGGCCGCCGAAATCCGTGCGATGATCGTCGATGTGGTGCGCCCGGGGATCAGCGCGGGCGACGCGCTCGCCGCGGTCAATCGCCGCGTCGCCGCGACGCCGGGGCTGGTGCTCGGCCGCTACGACGATCCCGGCATCGATCCCAAAGTGTCCGATGTCGTCATCGGCAGCCATTCGGTCGGCGACTGGGGCCATGGCTCGGGGCCGTCGATGGCCGATTTCAACCCGCTGCGCATGACCTATGCGCTGCGCCCCGGCAATTTCCTGTCGATCGAGCTCTTCCTCTACACCCCCGTCCCCGAATGGGGCGCGCGCAAGATCAAGATCCCGCTCGAGGACAATGGCATGGTCACCGAGCGCGGCTTCGAATGGACCGCCCCGCCCGCGAGCCGCATCCTGCTGGTGAAATAA
- a CDS encoding TonB-dependent receptor yields MKVVQLGWLTGTALTVIAGLSPAHAQTAPEADAASPAGESEIVVTGSRIQRSGFDAPTPTTVIGEAELSLGNRPSIAQVLNDAPQFRPTASPTTNAGGTSSGVSTADMRGLGAVRTLTLLNGQRFSGAADLNTVPQSLIKRVDVVTGGASAAWGSGAVAGVVNIILDDDLTGWRMGVQTGLSSRGDGARYGADIAWGTDFAGGRGHFMVAGDYMKESGILSRKDRPNLEAGLYKPAGGSLQLVRDPNSTQVYNGGSVLSGLGAPYGLVFNPDGSIVPFPFGSSTNGATTVGGGGQNTYDYVAVSAPYERINAFTRASYDLTDSLELWAQFSFHRMTGDYALFPETAADITTLIRPDNAFLTQANRDRLAAAGVAGPFLLGRYLDDVGPDRMLSFDYNRRNLEGAIGLEGSFGDGWRYKAYYDHGEIRLNQRINNQRIKTRFANGVDSVLVGGTPTCRINADATTANDDPTCVPINLFGNGNISDAAAAWAFGGSHLIATIKLDAAGASLSGQPFATWAGPVDIAVGTDVRWEKQVTNYVDPLSQANALSVLNSSATNGSFNVKEAFAEVNVPLLDVSDVARLEINGAARYSDYSTSGGIWSWKTGGTLRLVNDLLLRAVYSRDIRSPSITEYFLTRSVGIGTVVDPYRGDAVQGNVTVYGGGNRNLTPEISHTLTLGGSYSPHYIPGLRLSVDYYDIDIDNVITSIPAQTLLKQCHDNAPSDPTCGGIIVRKPNGEIETISNTIRNLANYNTQGLDIEASYRTALGNGNLSFRLLANHVFHLKVDGTDVAGIVGGETAFSTPKWRGTATVAFDNEDFGANLRVRHVAGGFYNVTQPGVPPLVDGRNGSRTYVDVGAQFKAGPFTLFANINNLFDRDPPLTPYITPNYDVIGRYVSGGVKLRF; encoded by the coding sequence ATGAAGGTTGTTCAACTGGGCTGGCTCACCGGCACCGCGCTCACTGTCATCGCCGGCCTCAGCCCGGCCCATGCGCAGACCGCACCCGAAGCGGACGCGGCGAGCCCGGCCGGCGAAAGCGAGATCGTCGTGACGGGCTCGCGAATCCAGCGCTCGGGCTTCGACGCCCCGACCCCGACCACCGTCATCGGCGAGGCCGAACTCTCGCTCGGCAACCGCCCCAGCATCGCCCAGGTCCTGAACGACGCTCCCCAGTTCCGCCCCACCGCGTCGCCGACGACGAACGCCGGCGGCACCAGCAGCGGCGTTTCGACCGCCGACATGCGCGGGCTCGGCGCGGTACGCACGCTGACGCTGCTCAACGGGCAGCGGTTTTCGGGCGCCGCCGACCTCAACACCGTGCCGCAAAGCCTGATCAAGCGCGTCGATGTCGTCACCGGCGGCGCGTCGGCCGCATGGGGATCGGGCGCCGTCGCGGGCGTCGTCAACATCATCCTCGACGATGATCTCACGGGCTGGCGCATGGGCGTCCAGACCGGCCTCTCGTCGCGCGGCGACGGCGCGCGCTACGGCGCCGACATCGCGTGGGGCACCGACTTCGCGGGCGGGCGCGGCCATTTCATGGTTGCGGGCGACTATATGAAGGAAAGCGGCATCCTGAGCCGCAAGGACCGCCCCAACCTCGAAGCCGGACTGTACAAGCCGGCGGGCGGGTCGCTGCAACTGGTGCGCGACCCCAATTCGACGCAGGTCTACAACGGCGGATCGGTCCTGAGCGGCCTCGGTGCGCCCTATGGCCTGGTGTTCAATCCCGACGGCAGCATCGTTCCCTTCCCGTTCGGTAGCAGCACCAACGGCGCGACGACCGTCGGCGGCGGCGGCCAGAACACCTATGACTATGTCGCGGTCAGCGCGCCGTATGAGCGCATCAATGCCTTCACACGGGCGAGCTACGACCTGACCGACTCGCTCGAACTCTGGGCGCAGTTCAGCTTTCACCGCATGACGGGCGACTATGCGCTCTTCCCCGAAACCGCGGCCGACATCACCACCCTGATCCGCCCCGACAACGCCTTCCTGACCCAGGCGAATCGCGACCGGCTGGCCGCTGCCGGCGTCGCCGGCCCCTTCCTGCTCGGCCGCTATCTCGACGATGTCGGGCCGGACCGGATGCTGTCGTTCGACTATAACCGCCGCAACCTCGAAGGCGCGATCGGCCTCGAAGGCAGCTTCGGCGACGGCTGGCGCTACAAGGCCTATTACGACCATGGCGAAATCCGGCTCAACCAGCGGATCAACAACCAGCGGATCAAGACGCGCTTCGCCAATGGCGTCGATTCGGTGCTGGTCGGCGGCACGCCGACCTGCCGCATCAATGCCGACGCGACGACCGCCAACGACGACCCGACCTGCGTGCCGATCAACCTTTTCGGCAACGGCAACATCTCCGACGCCGCCGCGGCCTGGGCCTTTGGCGGGTCGCATCTGATCGCGACGATCAAGCTCGACGCGGCGGGCGCCAGCCTGTCGGGCCAGCCCTTCGCGACCTGGGCGGGGCCGGTCGACATCGCGGTCGGCACCGACGTCCGCTGGGAAAAGCAGGTCACCAACTATGTCGACCCGCTGTCGCAGGCGAATGCGCTGAGCGTGCTCAACTCGTCGGCGACCAACGGCAGCTTCAACGTCAAGGAAGCCTTCGCCGAAGTGAACGTGCCGCTGCTCGACGTCAGCGACGTCGCGCGTCTCGAAATCAACGGCGCCGCGCGCTATTCGGATTACAGCACCAGCGGCGGCATCTGGTCGTGGAAGACCGGTGGCACGCTGCGCCTCGTCAACGACCTGCTGCTGCGCGCCGTCTATTCGCGCGACATCCGCTCGCCCAGCATCACCGAATATTTCCTCACCCGCTCGGTCGGCATCGGTACCGTTGTGGACCCGTACCGGGGCGATGCGGTGCAGGGCAATGTGACGGTCTATGGCGGCGGCAACCGGAACCTGACCCCCGAAATCTCGCACACGCTGACGCTCGGCGGGTCCTATTCGCCGCACTATATTCCGGGGCTGCGCCTGTCGGTCGACTATTATGACATCGACATCGACAATGTGATCACGTCGATCCCCGCGCAGACGCTGCTCAAGCAGTGCCACGACAATGCGCCGTCGGACCCGACCTGCGGCGGCATCATCGTCCGCAAGCCGAACGGCGAGATCGAGACAATCTCGAACACCATTCGCAACCTCGCCAATTACAACACGCAGGGGCTCGATATCGAGGCATCGTACCGGACGGCGCTGGGCAACGGGAATTTGAGCTTCCGCCTGCTCGCCAACCATGTCTTTCACCTGAAGGTCGACGGCACCGACGTCGCGGGCATCGTCGGCGGCGAAACCGCCTTTTCCACCCCGAAGTGGCGCGGCACCGCCACCGTGGCGTTCGACAACGAGGATTTCGGCGCCAATCTGCGCGTCCGCCATGTCGCCGGCGGGTTCTACAACGTGACCCAGCCCGGTGTCCCGCCGCTGGTGGACGGCCGCAACGGCAGCCGCACCTATGTCGACGTGGGCGCGCAGTTCAAGGCCGGCCCCTTCACCCTGTTCGCCAACATCAACAACCTGTTCGACCGCGACCCGCCGCTCACGCCCTATATCACGCCGAATTACGACGTGATCGGCCGCTATGTCTCGGGCGGGGTCAAGCTCCGCTTCTGA
- a CDS encoding amidohydrolase family protein: MFVTTTRRPAFVRCKQAALGVGVLASLAALVPGALAAPRPIPETTDDARGLPIPPVDRSRDPVVVIAGGTLIDGRGGAPVANAVVVTQGDRILAAGPAATTPVPANAARTIDATGLYVMPGLIDLHIHFTQQRCHDFGKYSDSPAGAAIRGVALAEQLINAGITAARDVGTVDDVALRIKEAVDRGIIRGPRVLWSGRIIATTGGHGDEVTSTATGRQKPGFGGPSKGFNGPWEWRTAVRQQVRSLADWIKLGAPADKEELAAAIEEAHSLGVPVAIDSYGQYTDWAIEAGVDTLEHPLLMSDQAVPLMKKHGTAFVPTIGAFDNLLTGGYPTAGIPTGGFYHTHSRRFVIDQQDHLKRVGEAHRAGVPIGVGTDIPFENDTRYPDAYFRELDYLREAGMSNAAVLASATRVGAQIMKMGDKLGTVEKGKIADLLILGANPLDSLKNLRDVRYVVADGKVVVDGPAR, from the coding sequence ATGTTCGTCACCACCACCCGCCGTCCGGCGTTCGTCCGCTGCAAACAGGCTGCGCTGGGGGTGGGCGTTCTCGCGTCGCTCGCCGCGCTGGTCCCGGGAGCGCTCGCGGCGCCGCGCCCGATCCCCGAAACCACCGACGACGCGCGGGGCCTGCCGATCCCGCCGGTCGACCGCAGCCGCGATCCTGTCGTCGTGATTGCCGGCGGCACGCTGATCGACGGGCGCGGCGGCGCGCCCGTCGCCAACGCCGTCGTGGTGACGCAGGGCGACCGCATCCTCGCGGCGGGCCCCGCCGCGACCACCCCGGTCCCCGCCAACGCCGCGCGCACGATCGACGCGACCGGCCTCTATGTCATGCCCGGGCTGATCGACCTGCACATTCACTTCACCCAGCAGCGTTGCCACGATTTCGGAAAATATTCGGACAGCCCGGCGGGCGCCGCGATCCGCGGAGTCGCGCTCGCCGAACAGCTGATCAACGCGGGCATCACCGCCGCGCGCGACGTCGGCACCGTCGACGATGTCGCGCTGCGCATCAAGGAAGCGGTCGACCGCGGCATCATCCGCGGTCCGCGCGTCCTGTGGAGCGGGCGCATCATCGCGACCACCGGCGGGCACGGCGACGAAGTGACCTCGACCGCGACCGGACGCCAGAAGCCGGGTTTCGGCGGTCCGAGCAAGGGCTTCAACGGGCCATGGGAATGGCGCACCGCCGTACGCCAGCAGGTGCGCAGCCTTGCCGACTGGATCAAGCTCGGCGCCCCCGCCGACAAGGAGGAACTCGCGGCGGCGATCGAGGAGGCGCATTCGCTCGGTGTGCCGGTCGCGATCGACAGCTACGGCCAATATACCGACTGGGCGATCGAGGCGGGGGTCGACACGCTCGAACATCCGCTGCTGATGAGCGACCAGGCGGTGCCGCTGATGAAGAAGCACGGCACGGCCTTCGTGCCCACCATCGGCGCCTTCGACAATCTGCTCACCGGGGGCTATCCGACCGCGGGCATCCCGACCGGCGGTTTCTACCACACCCATTCGCGCCGCTTCGTGATCGACCAGCAGGACCATCTGAAGCGCGTGGGCGAGGCGCATCGCGCCGGCGTGCCGATCGGCGTCGGCACCGACATTCCGTTCGAGAATGATACGCGCTATCCCGACGCCTATTTCCGCGAGCTCGACTATCTGCGCGAGGCGGGGATGAGCAACGCCGCGGTCCTCGCCTCGGCGACGCGCGTCGGCGCGCAGATCATGAAGATGGGCGACAAGCTCGGCACGGTCGAAAAAGGCAAGATCGCCGACCTGCTGATCCTCGGTGCCAACCCGCTCGATTCGCTCAAGAACCTCCGCGACGTCCGCTATGTCGTCGCCGACGGCAAGGTCGTGGTCGACGGACCGGCGCGGTAG